The following are from one region of the Cetobacterium somerae genome:
- a CDS encoding nucleoside hydrolase — translation MKRIIIDCDPGIDDSLALILALKSPELDVIGITICAGNVPVEIGGVNAYRVLKLLKREDIPIFLGDNNPIKRDLVTAQDTHGDDGVGDVLPEVVIPKDAIKLGAVDYLIKTLKENDDISIIALGPMTNLAKAVEREKEILKRAERIVSMGGAFRTNGNCSQVAEFNYWVDPESVNIVFENVDKPIELIPLDVTRKIVLTLNYREYLKQMKNEIADFIYNITGFYVDFHWMQERTLGCVINDPLAVAYFIEPSLCSGVLTHLECVENGRAIGQTLIDIGDFYRKTPNVFINTEVDEKRFFEFFFHRIFPENKKDNEIVLKGY, via the coding sequence ATGAAAAGAATAATTATTGATTGTGATCCAGGAATTGATGATTCACTGGCGCTGATTTTAGCACTGAAATCACCAGAGCTAGATGTTATTGGAATTACTATTTGTGCTGGAAATGTTCCAGTGGAGATTGGAGGAGTTAATGCTTATCGAGTTTTAAAGTTACTAAAAAGAGAGGATATTCCTATTTTCTTAGGAGATAATAATCCGATTAAAAGAGATTTAGTAACAGCTCAAGATACCCATGGAGACGACGGAGTTGGAGATGTTTTACCAGAAGTTGTCATTCCAAAAGATGCTATTAAATTAGGAGCTGTGGATTATCTTATTAAAACTTTAAAAGAGAATGATGATATATCTATCATAGCATTAGGTCCAATGACAAATTTAGCAAAGGCTGTGGAGAGGGAAAAAGAGATTTTAAAAAGAGCTGAAAGAATTGTTTCTATGGGAGGTGCTTTTAGAACCAACGGGAATTGTTCTCAAGTAGCTGAATTTAACTACTGGGTAGATCCAGAATCAGTAAATATTGTTTTTGAAAATGTAGATAAGCCAATAGAGCTTATTCCACTAGATGTAACTAGAAAAATAGTTTTAACACTAAACTATAGAGAGTATTTAAAGCAGATGAAAAATGAAATAGCTGATTTTATTTATAATATAACAGGATTTTATGTTGATTTTCATTGGATGCAAGAAAGAACTTTAGGTTGTGTAATAAACGATCCTTTAGCAGTAGCTTATTTTATAGAGCCAAGTCTATGTAGTGGAGTTTTAACTCACTTAGAATGTGTTGAAAATGGAAGAGCCATTGGACAGACGTTAATAGATATTGGAGATTTTTATAGAAAAACACCAAATGTATTTATAAATACAGAGGTGGATGAGAAAAGATTCTTTGAGTTTTTCTTTCATAGAATTTTTCCTGAAAATAAAAAAGATAACGAAATAGTGTTAAAGGGGTATTAA
- a CDS encoding cupredoxin domain-containing protein translates to MKIFKILGLCTFLSATLLGKEIDITAYNWGYEPKEIVLKKDEPVKLTLISKEGDHGLGSRDLGFNLEASPGKAQTVEITPKEVGEYTAKCTLPCGSGHKKMLLKIKVE, encoded by the coding sequence ATGAAAATTTTTAAAATTTTAGGATTATGTACATTTTTATCAGCGACACTTTTGGGAAAAGAGATTGATATAACTGCGTATAATTGGGGTTATGAACCAAAAGAGATTGTTTTAAAAAAAGATGAACCTGTGAAATTAACTTTGATAAGCAAAGAGGGAGATCATGGTTTAGGATCAAGAGACTTAGGGTTTAACTTAGAAGCATCTCCTGGAAAAGCCCAAACAGTGGAGATAACACCAAAAGAGGTTGGAGAATATACTGCTAAATGTACATTACCTTGTGGATCAGGACACAAAAAAATGCTTTTAAAGATAAAAGTAGAATAA
- a CDS encoding GNAT family N-acetyltransferase yields MVEIKDFKASDCNALWNINRNAFRKSLKKESYEEFKNITENSVGKVIFLENEIIGAIFLKSQSEVGTFKVEKLFICPKYQNRGLGYFILTHLPEEDTSIKKIELDIDESSLKAKKFCEKMKKEI; encoded by the coding sequence ATGGTAGAGATTAAAGATTTTAAAGCAAGTGATTGCAATGCTCTTTGGAATATAAATAGAAATGCATTTAGAAAAAGTTTAAAAAAAGAGAGTTACGAAGAGTTTAAAAATATAACAGAAAATAGTGTTGGAAAAGTTATATTTTTAGAAAATGAGATAATAGGAGCTATATTTTTAAAATCACAAAGTGAAGTAGGAACTTTTAAAGTTGAAAAACTTTTTATTTGTCCCAAGTATCAAAATAGAGGATTGGGGTATTTTATTTTAACTCATTTACCTGAAGAGGATACTTCTATAAAAAAAATAGAGTTAGATATAGATGAAAGCAGTTTAAAAGCAAAAAAATTCTGCGAAAAAATGAAAAAAGAGATTTAG
- a CDS encoding EAL domain-containing protein: protein MGIKRILLVFFLSFKFIISMDIYIPKNQKEKEYLQELREKQLVLGIKTNYFANDKIDNESLNDILEELLGNYLQLNIKLRKGNWDTIYREFQDEKIDILGLLSKTDSRGNFTIFTNKIFDEELVVVSKDKNLNAPEDLNGVEVYVTKNSVYEEFLERFKLKNELDMKVIKIDELDMENPKYFAKTNLSTIGESNKLNVGKLPETTIGIRKEYENLSGIINNALDEKYNKKIENWLKKRREYLFKNKFLNSLTDEESEYLKNLEPLKISYGNIENVSNYSSMNKKFVGVLPDLLGCLFRRLNINITQKENGEKIEWANIYEEFNKGEIDVLTLSKTAEREQTFIFTKKIYDLNVYQIENFKNLSNKKTVGVIKNSIEESVAKDHFLKSDIKAYLNGDKMLSDLKNNKLTAVLSLNSDIYDKNRYNIKILENVPINLALNKDREILKNILNKAILEMVDLKDILKVSELNKKREILHQQERHKELVAVVILSCVALMLLVAYQTFKVLIHKRKNKELLKDELTGLYSRRVYNEFCKNNSDISGCTFLMDLNNFKLLNDTYGHDYGDKVLVEAGKLLKEVFANDYIFRISGDEFYIFSCYTTDVKLKVEKLESLFKNSNLMKKYNISFSLGYYLKKEKNSMEYAFKYADLAMYSAKKSEEKWSQEATYEFIKTKKRKKIIENLINKSINTEFYPVFQKKYELKNGEVIGAEALTRWNNNLLGEIYPSEFIPIAENLGIIYKVDYKIAEKAIKKTKQLIEDGVVDKDFRMSFNMSVETLKRKEVVEVILNLLKKYSLSGKNLEIEITESTFLKDAEDVITKLNKFREKGIYLSIDDFTAGYSTVGLLTTLPIDVVKFDKSLISSINGESEKGKNVYLGLTNMIKSLKLKVVAEGIEEKVQFEFLKDIGVSYGQGYYFGRPQKELKNI, encoded by the coding sequence ATGGGTATAAAAAGAATACTTTTGGTTTTCTTTTTAAGTTTTAAATTTATAATTTCGATGGATATATATATTCCTAAAAACCAAAAGGAGAAAGAATATCTTCAAGAGTTGAGAGAAAAGCAGTTAGTTTTAGGGATAAAAACTAACTATTTTGCAAATGATAAAATAGATAATGAATCATTAAATGATATTTTAGAGGAGCTATTAGGAAATTATTTACAGCTTAATATAAAATTAAGAAAAGGAAATTGGGATACTATATATCGTGAATTCCAAGATGAAAAAATTGATATTCTAGGTTTATTATCTAAAACTGACAGTAGAGGTAATTTTACAATATTTACAAATAAAATTTTCGATGAGGAACTAGTTGTTGTTTCAAAAGATAAGAATTTAAATGCTCCAGAGGATTTAAATGGAGTAGAGGTTTATGTAACTAAAAATAGTGTCTATGAAGAATTTTTAGAAAGATTTAAACTAAAAAATGAACTAGATATGAAAGTTATTAAAATTGATGAACTAGATATGGAGAATCCTAAGTACTTTGCCAAAACAAATCTGAGTACAATAGGTGAATCTAATAAATTAAATGTGGGTAAACTTCCTGAAACTACAATTGGAATTAGAAAAGAGTATGAAAATTTAAGTGGTATAATAAATAATGCTTTAGATGAAAAGTATAATAAAAAGATAGAGAACTGGTTAAAAAAAAGAAGGGAATATTTATTTAAAAATAAATTTCTAAATTCTTTAACAGATGAAGAAAGTGAATATCTAAAAAATTTAGAACCTTTAAAAATTTCCTATGGAAATATTGAAAATGTTAGTAATTATTCATCTATGAATAAAAAATTTGTAGGAGTTCTTCCAGACTTACTAGGTTGTTTATTTAGAAGGTTAAATATTAATATAACTCAAAAAGAAAATGGTGAAAAAATTGAGTGGGCTAATATTTATGAAGAGTTTAATAAAGGTGAAATAGATGTTTTAACTCTTTCAAAAACAGCTGAAAGAGAGCAGACGTTTATATTTACTAAAAAAATTTATGACTTAAATGTCTATCAAATAGAAAATTTCAAAAACTTATCTAATAAAAAAACAGTTGGTGTTATAAAAAATTCAATAGAAGAAAGTGTAGCTAAAGATCATTTTTTAAAAAGCGATATAAAAGCTTACTTAAATGGAGATAAAATGTTATCAGATTTAAAAAATAATAAATTAACTGCAGTTTTATCTTTAAATTCAGACATATATGATAAAAATAGATATAATATAAAAATTCTTGAAAATGTACCTATAAACTTAGCTTTAAATAAAGACAGAGAAATATTAAAAAATATTTTAAATAAAGCTATATTAGAAATGGTAGATTTGAAAGATATTCTTAAAGTGTCAGAGTTAAATAAAAAAAGAGAGATTCTTCATCAGCAAGAGCGACATAAAGAACTAGTTGCAGTAGTTATTCTTAGTTGTGTAGCTCTAATGTTACTGGTAGCTTATCAAACCTTTAAAGTTTTAATACATAAAAGAAAAAATAAAGAACTACTAAAAGATGAATTAACAGGTTTATATAGTAGAAGAGTTTATAATGAATTTTGTAAAAATAATAGTGATATAAGTGGTTGTACTTTTTTAATGGATTTAAATAATTTTAAACTATTAAATGATACTTATGGACATGATTACGGTGACAAGGTGTTAGTGGAAGCTGGAAAACTTTTAAAAGAAGTTTTTGCTAATGATTATATTTTTAGAATATCAGGTGATGAATTTTACATATTTTCTTGTTATACAACAGATGTAAAATTAAAAGTAGAAAAATTAGAATCTCTTTTTAAAAATTCAAATTTAATGAAAAAGTATAATATTTCTTTTAGTTTAGGATATTATTTAAAAAAAGAGAAAAATTCAATGGAGTATGCTTTTAAGTATGCAGATTTAGCTATGTATTCAGCAAAAAAAAGTGAAGAAAAGTGGTCACAAGAAGCAACTTATGAATTTATAAAAACTAAAAAAAGAAAAAAAATAATCGAAAATTTAATTAATAAATCAATAAATACAGAGTTTTATCCAGTATTCCAAAAGAAATATGAGTTGAAAAATGGAGAAGTAATAGGTGCGGAAGCTTTAACAAGATGGAATAATAATTTACTAGGAGAGATTTATCCAAGTGAATTTATACCAATAGCTGAAAACTTAGGAATAATCTATAAAGTTGATTATAAAATTGCTGAAAAGGCAATAAAGAAGACAAAACAACTTATAGAAGATGGTGTTGTAGATAAAGATTTTAGAATGTCTTTTAATATGTCTGTAGAAACTCTTAAAAGAAAAGAGGTTGTAGAAGTTATATTAAATCTTTTAAAAAAATACTCTTTAAGTGGAAAAAATTTAGAGATAGAAATAACAGAAAGTACATTTTTAAAAGATGCAGAGGATGTTATAACAAAATTAAATAAATTTAGAGAGAAGGGAATATATCTTTCTATAGATGATTTTACAGCGGGATACTCTACTGTAGGACTTTTAACAACACTACCGATAGATGTTGTAAAGTTTGATAAATCACTAATTTCTAGCATTAATGGAGAGAGCGAGAAAGGAAAAAATGTATATTTAGGACTAACAAATATGATAAAGAGTTTAAAACTTAAAGTTGTAGCAGAAGGAATAGAAGAAAAAGTACAGTTTGAATTTTTAAAAGATATTGGAGTTAGTTATGGGCAAGGGTATTATTTTGGAAGACCACAAAAGGAACTAAAAAATATTTAG
- a CDS encoding thioredoxin family protein: MLPRLEELSKEYKNSKFFPIDTKKNPEVSGEFLVFVTPVLIIYYGGIEIMKKVRFFSISEIKSEIEKFLEKIL, from the coding sequence ATGCTCCCTAGGTTAGAGGAGCTTTCTAAAGAATATAAAAATTCTAAATTTTTTCCAATAGATACAAAAAAGAATCCTGAAGTGTCAGGAGAATTTTTAGTTTTTGTAACGCCTGTTTTAATCATATATTACGGCGGGATAGAAATTATGAAGAAAGTAAGATTTTTTTCTATTTCTGAAATAAAAAGCGAAATTGAAAAGTTTTTAGAAAAAATTTTATAA
- a CDS encoding putative 2-aminoethylphosphonate ABC transporter substrate-binding protein: protein MTFNKKILGSLVLTTLLASCGSSEKPVSKENNKTKEITVYTALENEQIPEYLQSFKEQYPNIKLNIVRESTGVIVSRVLAEKDNPQADVVWGTAATGLLVLDEANLLKEYSPKDIEKINPKFKDNTGKDPKWVGNNAWMTAISVNTIEMKKLGLEEPKNFSDLLKPEYKGLISMPNPASSGTGFLTVSALVQLLGEEKAWEYMASLDNNMGVYTHSGSKPAKTAASGEYPIGISYGYPGIKIKNDGAPINVYFPNEGSGWDSEANALINKKNIKDEAKVFLDWAISEDAMKMYAKSYAIVSRDINVAPPKGFPENPINQLIANDFSWAAANKERILTTWETKFGSKTEKK from the coding sequence ATGACATTTAATAAAAAAATATTAGGTTCATTGGTTTTAACAACACTTTTAGCTAGTTGTGGTTCTTCTGAAAAACCTGTATCTAAAGAAAATAATAAAACAAAAGAGATTACAGTTTATACAGCTTTAGAAAATGAACAGATTCCTGAGTATCTTCAATCTTTTAAAGAGCAATATCCTAACATAAAACTTAATATTGTTAGAGAATCAACAGGTGTTATCGTTTCAAGAGTTTTAGCTGAAAAGGATAATCCACAGGCTGATGTTGTATGGGGAACTGCTGCTACTGGACTTTTAGTTTTAGATGAAGCTAACCTTTTAAAGGAATACTCTCCTAAAGACATTGAAAAAATAAATCCAAAATTTAAAGATAATACAGGTAAAGATCCTAAATGGGTTGGAAACAACGCTTGGATGACAGCTATTTCAGTTAACACTATTGAAATGAAAAAATTAGGTTTAGAAGAACCTAAAAATTTCTCTGATCTTTTAAAACCTGAATACAAAGGTTTAATCTCTATGCCTAACCCGGCTTCTTCTGGAACTGGATTTTTAACAGTTTCTGCTTTAGTCCAACTTTTAGGAGAGGAAAAAGCTTGGGAATATATGGCTAGCTTAGATAATAATATGGGTGTTTATACTCACTCAGGATCTAAACCTGCTAAAACAGCTGCATCTGGAGAGTATCCAATTGGAATATCTTATGGATATCCTGGAATAAAAATAAAAAATGATGGAGCTCCAATTAATGTTTATTTTCCTAATGAAGGTTCTGGTTGGGATTCTGAAGCTAATGCTCTTATAAATAAAAAGAATATTAAAGATGAAGCTAAGGTATTTTTAGATTGGGCTATCTCTGAAGATGCTATGAAAATGTATGCTAAATCTTACGCTATTGTTTCTAGAGATATCAATGTTGCTCCACCAAAGGGGTTCCCAGAAAATCCTATCAATCAATTAATCGCCAATGATTTCTCTTGGGCTGCTGCTAATAAAGAGCGTATTTTAACTACTTGGGAAACAAAGTTTGGTTCAAAAACTGAAAAAAAATAA